A genomic region of Catalinimonas niigatensis contains the following coding sequences:
- a CDS encoding neutral zinc metallopeptidase, whose amino-acid sequence MKLFRLLPAILAFSFILLTACEKELDGTLNPSTSDMLSAEATERLGQSDFSFPDGLEKRLEAPSLLLHTHPEYRDMVLRALGAIEPTPCDSNTPLNQWLSQELSDWNAEMRFYANATAMYDLPTYDALVFENSSKNQYFGPEGEYTKPLTKAFKDLQRFWDIQSDDIVLVAMHGNMLLDRDKLLRTYEAAFGLSPADAAYYADLVLLLLETYPQYRNGNHPIFTFNAFALEGFNYPPYANIPDKIVMGDGIMEAYTALGYDDVAPQAILAHEFGHHIQFQLDLFEEVSSPEATRRTELMADAYAAYYLSHARGASMQWKRVQQFLEVFFNIGDCGFTSNGHHGTHTQRMAAAEWGYQLADNAQKQGHILSSQEFAQLFDAQLPELVLL is encoded by the coding sequence ATGAAACTTTTCAGACTTTTACCGGCAATTCTTGCCTTTTCTTTTATCCTGCTGACAGCATGTGAAAAGGAGCTTGATGGTACGCTTAATCCATCCACTTCGGACATGCTTTCTGCTGAAGCAACTGAAAGACTGGGACAGTCGGATTTTTCTTTTCCTGATGGACTTGAAAAAAGACTAGAGGCCCCTTCCTTATTATTACACACCCATCCTGAATACAGAGACATGGTTCTCAGGGCTTTGGGGGCTATTGAACCTACCCCTTGTGATAGTAATACACCTTTAAATCAGTGGCTGAGCCAGGAACTTTCAGACTGGAATGCAGAAATGAGGTTTTATGCAAATGCTACAGCTATGTATGATTTGCCCACCTATGATGCGCTGGTATTTGAAAACAGTTCTAAGAATCAGTACTTCGGCCCAGAGGGAGAATACACCAAGCCCCTAACTAAGGCATTCAAGGATTTACAGCGTTTCTGGGATATTCAATCAGATGACATTGTACTGGTTGCTATGCATGGTAATATGTTGCTTGATAGAGATAAATTGCTCAGAACTTATGAGGCTGCCTTTGGTTTATCCCCTGCCGATGCTGCCTATTATGCTGACCTTGTATTACTTTTACTGGAAACGTACCCTCAATACAGAAATGGGAATCACCCTATCTTTACTTTCAATGCTTTTGCTTTGGAAGGGTTTAACTATCCGCCCTATGCTAATATTCCAGACAAGATTGTCATGGGTGATGGTATCATGGAAGCTTATACTGCTCTCGGCTATGATGATGTAGCTCCTCAGGCCATACTGGCCCATGAATTCGGGCATCATATTCAATTTCAACTAGACTTGTTCGAGGAGGTAAGTAGTCCTGAAGCTACCCGCAGAACTGAACTTATGGCTGATGCTTATGCGGCTTACTATCTCTCCCATGCCCGAGGGGCCAGCATGCAATGGAAAAGGGTACAGCAATTTCTTGAGGTATTTTTTAATATTGGGGATTGTGGGTTTACCAGTAATGGTCACCATGGTACACATACGCAAAGAATGGCTGCTGCTGAATGGGGTTATCAACTTGCCGATAATGCTCAGAAACAAGGACACATTCTGAGCAGCCAGGAATTTGCCCAGCTTTTTGATGCCCAATTACCTGAGCTGGTCTTACTTTAA
- a CDS encoding Sec-independent protein translocase subunit TatA/TatB: protein MNSLLLFIGGLGGWEIFLILAVIMLFFGAKKIPQMAKGLGQGIKEYKAAIRDVEKDLKET from the coding sequence ATGAATAGCTTATTATTATTTATAGGAGGACTGGGAGGATGGGAAATCTTCCTGATCCTGGCAGTCATTATGCTTTTTTTTGGTGCTAAGAAGATCCCCCAGATGGCCAAAGGCCTAGGTCAGGGTATCAAAGAATACAAAGCAGCCATCAGGGATGTAGAAAAAGACCTGAAAGAGACATGA